In Passer domesticus isolate bPasDom1 chromosome 1, bPasDom1.hap1, whole genome shotgun sequence, one DNA window encodes the following:
- the HTR5A gene encoding 5-hydroxytryptamine receptor 5A, translating into MERPLNISCLADTTPDSGNRSGSSAGPEGGQAHLSVFSVLVLTLLAMLVVATFLWNGLVLATILRVRSFHRVPHNLVASMAISDVMVAALVMPLSLVHELSGRRWRLGRSLCQVWISFDVLCCTASIWNVTAIALDRYWSITRHLEYTLRARRRISNTMIALTWALSAFISLAPLLFGWGETYSEDSEECQVSQEPSYTIFSTFGAFYLPLCVVLFVYWKIYRAAKFRIGSRKSNSITPITPEALEVKEAAQQPQMVFTVRHATVTFQTDGDTWREQKEKKAALMVGILIGVFVLCWIPFFITELINPLCSCDIPPVWKSIFLWLGYSNSFFNPLIYTAFNKNYNNAFRNLFFRQQ; encoded by the exons ATGGAGCGCCCGCTCAACATCAGCTGCCTCGCCGACACGACGCCGGACAGCGGCAACAGGAGCGGGTCGTCCGCCGGCCCCGAGGGCGGCCAGGCCCATCTCTCGGTCTTCAGCGTGTTGGTTCTCACCCTGTTGGCCATGCTGGTGGTGGCCACGTTCCTCTGGAACGGGCTGGTCCTGGCCACCATCCTCCGCGTGCGCAGTTTCCACCGGGTGCCCCACAACCTGGTGGCCTCCATGGCCATCTCCGACGTGATGGTGGCAGCCCTCGTCATGCCCCTCAGCTTGGTGCACGAGTTGTCCgggcggcggtggcggctgggCCGGTCGCTGTGCCAGGTGTGGATCTCCTTcgatgtgctgtgctgcactgccagCATCTGGAATGTCACGGCCATCGCCCTCGACCGCTACTGGTCCATCACCCGCCACCTGGAGTACACGCTGCGCGCCCGGCGCCGCATCTCCAACACCATGATCGCTCTCACCTGGGCGCTCTCCGCATTCATCTCTCTGGCCCCGCTGCTCTTTGGCTGGGGAGAGACTTACTCAGAGGACAGTGAAGAGTGCCAGGTCAGCCAGGAGCCTTCCTACACCATCTTCTCCACCTTTGGGGCTTTCTACCTGCCCCTCTGCGTGGTGCTCTTTGTGTACTGGAAGATCTACAGGGCTGCCAAGTTTCGGATCGGGTCTCGCAAGAGCAACTCCATCACCCCCATTACACCAGAAGCGCTGGAG GTGAAAGAAGCTGCCCAGCAGCCACAGATGGTCTTCACTGTCCGTCACGCCACTGTTACGTTCCAGACAGATGGAGACACGTGGAgagagcagaaggaaaagaaagctgcCCTCATGGTGGGCATCCTTATTGGGGTCTTCGTGCTCTGCTGGATCCCCTTCTTCATCACAGAGCTCATCAACCCACTCTGCTCATGTGACATCCCACCCGTTTGGAAGAGCATTTTTCTATGGCTGGGCTATTCAAATTCCTTTTTTAATCCACTCATCTACACTGCTTTCAACAAAAACTACAACAATGCCTTCAGGAACCTATTCTTTAGGCAGCAGTGA